One genomic region from Pyxicephalus adspersus chromosome 1, UCB_Pads_2.0, whole genome shotgun sequence encodes:
- the ZBTB20 gene encoding zinc finger and BTB domain-containing protein 20 — translation MTERTHSINLHNFSNSVLETLNEQRNRGHFCDVTVRIHGSMLRAHRCVLAAGSPFFQDKLLLGYSDIEIPSVVSVHAVQKLIDFMYSGVLRLSQSEALQILTAASILQIKTVIDECTRIVSQNVGGVYPLIPDSGQETPRGTPESGTSGQSSDTESGFMQSHRQHSVDRIYSALYTCSMQNGSGERSFYSGALVSHHETALGLPRQHHIEEPSWITRIHQRSQRMERYLTTTPETTHCRKQPRPVRIQTLMGNIHIKQEVDDDYDYYGQQRPQGLERNESEECTEDTDQAEGTESEPKGESFDSGVSSSIGTEPDTAEQQFMPNLVREGQQDSSQPESNALSTECIENQNQQHLETSSSSPERSNAIDMDSTVISVSNSTEKGVLQTSVTQSIAQALPTTQLYLRQTETLTSNLRMPLTLTSNTQVIGTAGNTYLPTLFTTQAAGTGPKPFLFSLPQPLAGQQPQFVSVPQAGMSSFTSQIQNPQSQGGHSTGSGQGEKKPYECTLCNKTFTAKQNYVKHMFVHTGEKPHQCSICWRSFSLKDYLIKHMVTHTGVRAYQCSICNKRFTQKSSLNVHMRLHRGEKSYECYMCKKKFSHKTLLERHVALHSATNGTASIPVPGPPLNSAPGSAQAPASTPGQGLPSAPAMAPAPVLPPTPVLAPAPVLAPTPALVPAPILVSALAPAPSLAPPPSAAPTSGPVLVPRPGPPNSGGPVCSEGTTYVCSVCPAKFDQIEQFNDHMRMHVSDG, via the exons ATGACAGAGCGCACTCACAGCATCAATCTTCACAACTTCAGCAATTCCGTGCTCGAGACGCTAAACGAGCAGCGCAACCGTGGCCACTTCTGTGACGTGACGGTGCGAATCCACGGGAGCATGCTGCGGGCACACCGCTGCGTGCTAGCCGCTGGCAGCCCATTCTTCCAGGACAAGCTGCTGCTCGGCTACAGTGACATCGAGATCCCGTCGGTGGTGTCAGTTCATGCAGTCCAGAAGCTCATTGACTTTATGTACAGCGGAGTGCTGCGCCTCTCCCAGTCAGAGGCCCTCCAAATCCTTACTGCTGCCAGCATCCTGCAGATAAAAACCGTCATAGATGAATGCACGCGAATTGTCTCACAAAATGTTGGAGGAGTTTATCCTCTCATACCGGACTCTGGTCAAGAGACACCCAGAGGGACTCCAGAATCTGGCACCTCTGGGCAAAGTAGCGATACAGAATCTGGCTTTATGCAGAGCCACCGTCAGCACAGCGTGGACAGGATCTACTCTGCCTTATACACGTGTTCCATGCAAAATGGCAGCGGGGAACGCTCGTTTTACAGCGGAGCCCTGGTCAGCCATCACGAAACTGCCTTGGGCCTGCCTAGACAACATCACATAGAAGAGCCTAGCTGGATCACGCGGATCCACCAACGTTCTCAAAGAATGGAGCGGTACCTCACCACCACTCCAGAAACCACCCACTGCCGCAAACAACCGCGCCCCGTCCGGATTCAGACTTTGATGGGAAACATACACATTAAGCAGGAGGTGGATGATGATTACGACTACTATGGTCAGCAAAGGCCGCAGGGTCTAGAACGCAACGAGTCCGAAGAGTGCACTGAAGACACCGATCAAGCCGAAGGCACAGAGAGCGAACCAAAAGGGGAGAGCTTTGACTCTGGAGTGAGCTCCTCCATTGGCACAGAACCCGACACAGCAGAGCAGCAGTTTATGCCTAACCTTGTACGGGAGGGTCAACAGGATTCTTCACAACCAGAGTCCAACGCCTTGTCCACCGAATGCATAGAAAACCAGAACCAACAGCACTTAGAAACTAGCTCGTCTTCTCCGGAGAGGAGCAATGCCATTGACATGGACAGCACAGTCATCAGTGTTAGCAACAGCACCGAGAAAGGGGTCCTACAGACTTCTGTCACCCAGTCCATAGCGCAAGCTTTGCCAACCACTCAGCTGTACTTACGTCAGACAGAAACTCTCACCAGCAACCTGAGGATGCCGCTCACTCTGACCAGCAACACCCAGGTCATCGGCACGGCGGGCAATACCTACCTACCGACCCTCTTCACCACACAGGCGGCTGGCACTGGACCCAAGCCTTTCCTCTTCAGCCTTCCCCAACCTCTGGCTGGTCAGCAACCCCAGTTTGTGTCTGTTCCCCAAGCAGGAATGTCATCTTTTACTTCCCAAATCCAAAACCCACAATCCCAAGGAGGGCATAGCACAGGCAGCGGGCAGGGAGAAAAAAAGCCTTATGAGTGCACTCTCTGCAACAAAACATTCACCGCCAAACAGAACTATGTGAAGCACATGTTCGTACATACAG GTGAGAAACCGCACCAGTGTAGCATCTGCTGGAGGTCATTTTCATTAAAGGATTACCTAATCAAACACATGGTGACGCACACAGGCGTCAGGGCTTACCAGTGCAGCATCTGCAACAAGCGTTTCACCCAAAAGAGTTCCCTCAACGTGCACATGCGCCTGCATCGGGGGGAAAAGTCTTACGAGTGCTACATGTGCAAGAAGAAGTTCTCTCACAAGACGCTGCTGGAGAGGCATGTAGCCCTTCACAGCGCCACCAATGGCACTGCCAGCATCCCAGTCCCCGGTCCACCTCTGAACTCCGCTCCAGGATCAGCGCAGGCTCCTGCCTCCACTCCAGGTCAAGGATTGCCTTCAGCGCCCGCCATGGCTCCAGCACCGGTCTTGCCTCCAACACCTGTTTTGGCACCTGCTCCAGTTTTGGCTCCAACTCCAGCCTTAGTTCCAGCTCCAATTTTGGTCTCTGCCTTAGCACCGGCACCATCACTGGCCCCACCCCCCAGCGCTGCTCCAACTTCTGGCCCGGTTTTAGTCCCTCGTCCCGGGCCTCCAAATAGCGGGGGGCCAGTATGTTCCGAGGGCACAACGTACGTTTGCTCAGTCTGTCCAGCTAAGTTTGACCAAATCGAGCAGTTTAACGACCACATGAGAATGCACGTTTCAGACGGATAA